The following are from one region of the Mycolicibacterium diernhoferi genome:
- a CDS encoding ABC transporter ATP-binding protein produces MIRTLLALIPDDRRGRVWLYTVLTVASVLLRAVGVVLLVPLVAALFSGTPADAWPWLGWLTVLTVAGWVVDTSTARLGFDIGFAVLDSTQHDMADRLPNIRLDWLTHENTATTRQAIAATGPEIVGLVVNLLTPLIGAVLLPAAIAAALLVVSVPLGLAAFAGVVVLLGALWLSGRLTRTADHRAGEANSAFTERLIEFARTQQALRAARRVEPARSLVGGALAAQHGASLRLLTMQIPGQLLFSLASQLALIVSAGATTLLTVRGELAVPEAIALIVVIARYLEPFSVLSDLSGALESTRATLARIQQVLDAPTRSAGAAALPDPAAAPRITFEDVTFGYGEDPVLDGVGFALEPGTTTAIVGPSGSGKSTILGLIAGLHEPDHGRVLFGDVDLATLDPDARRAAVSMVFQHPYLFDGSLRDNILVGDPAAAPDTLAGATRLARVDELAARLPDGEQTSVGEAGSALSGGERQRVSIARALVKPAPVLLVDEATSALDTENESAVVDALTADLRPRTRVIVAHRLASIRHADRVLFVDGGRIVEDGTIPELLAEDGPHHRFREFWSQQHAAADWQITG; encoded by the coding sequence ATGATCCGCACACTGCTGGCCCTCATCCCCGACGACCGGCGCGGCCGGGTGTGGCTCTACACCGTGCTCACCGTCGCATCGGTGCTGCTGCGCGCCGTCGGCGTCGTGCTGCTGGTGCCGCTGGTGGCCGCGTTGTTCAGCGGCACCCCGGCCGACGCGTGGCCCTGGCTCGGCTGGCTGACCGTGCTGACCGTCGCCGGCTGGGTGGTCGACACCAGCACCGCGCGGCTGGGTTTCGACATCGGGTTCGCGGTGCTCGACAGCACCCAGCACGATATGGCCGACCGGCTGCCGAACATCCGGTTGGACTGGCTGACCCACGAGAACACCGCGACCACGCGGCAGGCGATCGCCGCGACCGGGCCCGAAATCGTGGGCCTGGTGGTGAATCTGCTGACCCCGCTGATCGGTGCGGTGCTGCTGCCCGCGGCCATCGCGGCGGCGCTGCTGGTGGTGTCGGTGCCGCTCGGGCTGGCGGCCTTCGCCGGTGTGGTGGTGCTGCTCGGCGCGCTGTGGCTGTCCGGGCGGCTGACCCGCACCGCGGACCACCGCGCAGGGGAGGCCAACAGCGCCTTCACCGAACGTCTCATCGAGTTCGCGCGCACCCAGCAGGCGCTGCGGGCGGCGCGGCGCGTCGAACCGGCCCGCAGCCTGGTGGGTGGTGCGCTGGCGGCCCAGCACGGGGCCAGCCTGCGCCTGCTGACCATGCAGATCCCCGGGCAGCTGCTGTTCAGCCTGGCCAGCCAGCTCGCCCTGATCGTCTCCGCGGGCGCCACCACGTTGCTGACCGTGCGCGGGGAACTCGCGGTGCCCGAAGCCATTGCGCTGATCGTCGTCATCGCCCGCTACCTCGAGCCGTTCTCGGTGCTCAGCGACCTGTCCGGTGCGTTGGAGTCCACCCGCGCGACGCTGGCCCGCATCCAGCAGGTGCTCGATGCCCCCACCCGCTCGGCCGGGGCCGCGGCGCTGCCGGATCCCGCTGCGGCACCGCGCATCACCTTCGAGGACGTCACCTTCGGTTACGGCGAAGACCCTGTGCTCGACGGGGTCGGCTTCGCCCTGGAGCCGGGCACCACCACCGCCATCGTCGGACCGTCCGGATCGGGCAAGAGCACCATCCTGGGCCTGATCGCCGGGCTGCACGAACCCGACCACGGCCGGGTGCTGTTCGGGGACGTCGACCTGGCGACGCTGGACCCGGACGCCCGCCGGGCCGCGGTCAGCATGGTGTTCCAGCATCCCTACCTGTTCGACGGGTCGCTACGCGACAACATCCTCGTCGGGGACCCGGCCGCGGCCCCGGACACCCTGGCCGGGGCCACCCGGCTGGCGCGGGTGGACGAACTGGCGGCCCGGCTGCCCGACGGCGAGCAGACCTCGGTGGGGGAGGCCGGCTCGGCGCTGTCCGGCGGTGAACGTCAGCGCGTCAGCATCGCCCGGGCGCTGGTGAAACCGGCGCCGGTGCTGCTGGTCGACGAGGCCACCAGCGCGCTGGACACCGAGAACGAATCCGCCGTGGTCGACGCGCTGACCGCCGACCTCCGCCCCCGCACCCGGGTCATCGTCGCGCACCGGCTGGCCAGCATCCGGCATGCCGACCGGGTGCTGTTCGTCGACGGCGGCCGCATCGTCGAGGACGGCACGATCCCCGAACTGCTCGCCGAAGACGGCCCGCACCACCGGTTCCGGGAGTTCTGGAGCCAGCAGCACGCGGCGGCCGACTGGCAGATCACGGGCTGA
- a CDS encoding FAD-binding oxidoreductase — MAAVSSALDDLLAALPEGTVVTDPDIVASYRQDRAADPNAGTALAVVRPRRTEEVQTVMRWATANRVAVIPRGAGTGLSGGATALDGAVVLSTERMRDLTVDPATRTAVAQPGLLNAEVKKAVAEYGLWYPPDPSSFEICSIGGNIATNAGGLCCVKYGVTTDYVLGLQVVLADGTAVRLGGPRLKDVAGLSLTKLFVGSEGTLGVITEVTLRLLPPQHTPCTVVATFASVQAATEAVVAVTSRIRPSMLEFMDAAAINAVEDKLKMGLDRNAAAMMVAASDDRGPAGAEDAEFMARVFTEAGATEVFSTSDPAEGEAFVVARRYAIPAVEAKGSLLLEDVGVPLPALSALVAGIEKIAASHDLLISVIAHAGDGNTHPLIVFDPADAEMARRAEVAFGEIMDLAVSLGGTITGEHGVGRLKKPWLAGYLGPEAMELNRRIKTALDPDGILNPGAGF, encoded by the coding sequence CTGGCGGCCGTGAGTTCCGCGCTGGATGACCTGTTGGCCGCACTACCCGAGGGCACGGTCGTCACCGATCCCGACATCGTGGCGTCCTATCGCCAGGACCGCGCCGCCGACCCGAACGCGGGTACCGCGCTGGCCGTGGTGCGTCCCCGGCGCACCGAAGAGGTGCAGACCGTGATGCGCTGGGCCACCGCCAACCGCGTCGCGGTGATCCCGCGCGGCGCGGGCACCGGGCTCTCCGGTGGTGCGACGGCCCTCGACGGCGCCGTCGTGCTCTCGACCGAACGGATGCGCGACCTCACCGTCGACCCGGCGACCCGCACCGCCGTCGCCCAACCGGGTCTGCTCAACGCCGAGGTCAAGAAGGCGGTCGCCGAGTACGGGCTGTGGTATCCGCCGGACCCGTCCTCGTTCGAGATCTGCAGCATCGGCGGCAATATCGCCACCAACGCCGGCGGGCTGTGCTGCGTCAAGTACGGCGTGACCACCGACTATGTGCTCGGCCTGCAGGTGGTGCTGGCCGACGGCACCGCCGTGCGCCTCGGCGGACCTCGACTCAAAGACGTTGCGGGACTGAGCTTGACGAAACTCTTCGTGGGCAGCGAGGGCACCCTCGGGGTGATCACCGAGGTGACGCTGCGGCTGTTGCCACCCCAGCACACCCCGTGCACGGTGGTGGCCACCTTCGCCTCGGTGCAGGCCGCCACTGAAGCTGTAGTTGCCGTGACCTCCCGGATCCGGCCGTCCATGCTGGAGTTCATGGACGCCGCGGCGATCAACGCCGTCGAGGACAAGCTCAAGATGGGCCTGGACCGCAACGCCGCCGCGATGATGGTCGCCGCGTCTGACGACCGTGGGCCGGCCGGCGCCGAGGATGCCGAGTTCATGGCCCGGGTGTTCACCGAGGCCGGTGCGACGGAGGTGTTCTCGACCTCCGACCCGGCCGAGGGTGAAGCGTTCGTGGTGGCGCGGCGCTACGCGATCCCGGCGGTGGAGGCCAAGGGGTCGCTGCTGCTGGAGGATGTCGGTGTGCCGCTACCGGCGTTGTCGGCACTGGTCGCGGGCATCGAGAAGATCGCCGCGAGCCACGATCTGCTGATCTCGGTGATCGCGCACGCCGGCGACGGCAACACCCACCCGCTGATCGTGTTCGATCCCGCCGACGCCGAGATGGCGCGGCGCGCCGAGGTGGCGTTCGGCGAGATCATGGACCTCGCGGTGTCACTCGGGGGCACCATCACCGGTGAGCACGGCGTCGGCCGACTCAAGAAGCCTTGGCTGGCAGGCTATCTGGGGCCCGAGGCGATGGAGTTGAACCGCCGGATCAAGACGGCGCTCGATCCGGACGGCATCCTCAACCCCGGGGCCGGCTTCTAG
- a CDS encoding uracil-DNA glycosylase, whose translation MDSEPRGAARLPHPRTGRLFPSPVPPGSGWPGDPATPDTPVAHDADEVAGLASRLDTVAGLDAEVSVCRACPRLVDWREEVAVTKRRAFAAEPYWGRPIAGWGARRPKVLIVGLAPAAHGANRTGRVFTGDRSGDQLFAALHRAGLVNSPLSVDAADGLRAKGVRIVAPVRCAPPANKPTPAERATCAPWLQAEWRLMSPHVRVIVALGGFAWQVVLGLLADRLVGQPRPVFGHAAQYRLDPRLTLLGCYHPSQQNMFTGRLTPAMLDDVFTTAAGFAHIHRR comes from the coding sequence GTGGACTCGGAACCGCGAGGCGCCGCCCGCCTGCCGCACCCCAGGACCGGACGGCTGTTTCCCTCGCCGGTGCCGCCGGGCTCGGGATGGCCGGGGGACCCGGCCACGCCGGACACCCCGGTGGCCCACGACGCCGACGAGGTGGCGGGGCTGGCGAGTCGACTGGACACCGTCGCCGGCCTGGACGCCGAGGTCAGCGTGTGCCGCGCCTGCCCACGGCTGGTCGACTGGCGAGAGGAGGTTGCGGTCACCAAGCGGCGGGCCTTCGCCGCCGAACCGTACTGGGGGCGGCCGATCGCCGGCTGGGGCGCGCGGCGGCCGAAGGTGCTGATCGTCGGGTTGGCGCCCGCCGCGCACGGGGCCAACCGGACCGGGCGGGTGTTCACCGGGGACCGGTCCGGCGACCAGCTGTTCGCCGCCCTGCACCGGGCCGGACTGGTCAACTCGCCGCTGAGCGTGGACGCCGCGGATGGGTTGCGCGCCAAGGGGGTTCGCATCGTCGCGCCGGTACGTTGCGCCCCGCCCGCCAACAAACCGACACCCGCCGAGCGGGCCACCTGCGCACCTTGGTTACAGGCCGAATGGCGGCTGATGTCCCCGCATGTGCGGGTGATCGTGGCGCTCGGCGGGTTCGCCTGGCAGGTGGTGCTCGGGCTGCTGGCCGACCGGCTCGTCGGGCAACCCAGACCGGTGTTCGGGCACGCCGCGCAGTACCGGCTGGACCCGCGGCTGACCCTGCTGGGCTGCTATCACCCCAGCCAGCAGAACATGTTCACCGGCCGGCTCACCCCGGCGATGCTCGATGACGTGTTCACCACCGCCGCGGGATTTGCGCACATCCACCGGCGGTGA
- a CDS encoding helix-turn-helix transcriptional regulator: MSWPLVGRAAEVHTLRSAVSAPGLSGIVVSGVAGIGKSRVVREALAGANPHWIVGTTAARGLPLGAFAAWADHLDGDRLQLVRGVIDAITATPTGGPAFLVVDDAQLLDDLSAFVLHQIVQRRAARVVLTVRDGDPVPDSVREIWKDHTFDRLDLRPLREQECAELLSAALQGPVDADAAHRLWQLTRGNALYLRNIVEQELTDGRLQQHDGGWQWVGRPVLPTGLVELIESRFGDLSPAVGDVVDALAVAEPLELSILQRITSIEAVEEANVRGLITLQETGHGIEGRVSHPLYGEMRRTRTPVARLRRLRGRIATELSALPNADDLRVSVRRASLGIDSDLAPDPALLVRSAQGATRLADLALAERLATAAGAAGAGPEATYLRAHALSWSFRGQEAEEVLAGFDTTGLSDTERARFAHLRASNLLWALGRPADAKSHIDDISDELGPEGQHWLDAFLTVYWFAMDQPTEAEASAKLLSLHDLPEFVGTEAAWALATVAAEAGRTAQALELTATGYRTSTHAFDTPHIRFNLADTEVTAYALAGCLADAERVTERVRLEATDLPGAARWLATAIAARVALARGEADSAATLFDQIAAPMADHANGWGFRYNVARATTAAMRGCTAEAAEILDSLDAIKRPFRSLDHERSLARAWVSAGEGAVGEAIGILGETAAKTAADGQYAAEVLCRQLATQLGDRTHADRLSELADLVEGPRATLAARFAAALRDHDAHELSSLADAFESIGDRVAAMDACAHAAIVYRQQDRRGSALTCSTRADALAAECGVMTPAVDQASERIPLTPREREVVALIESPNRIIAERLNLSTRTVEGHIYRAMGKTGTTSREELAQLFKRRRP; this comes from the coding sequence GTGAGTTGGCCGCTCGTGGGGAGGGCGGCAGAGGTCCACACCCTGCGATCGGCGGTGTCGGCCCCGGGGCTGAGCGGGATCGTGGTGTCCGGGGTCGCCGGTATCGGCAAGAGCAGGGTCGTCCGGGAGGCCCTGGCCGGCGCGAACCCGCACTGGATCGTCGGGACGACCGCGGCGCGCGGTCTGCCGCTGGGCGCGTTCGCCGCCTGGGCCGACCATCTCGACGGCGACCGTCTGCAGCTGGTGCGCGGGGTGATCGACGCGATCACCGCCACCCCGACCGGCGGTCCGGCGTTCCTCGTCGTCGATGACGCCCAACTGCTCGATGACCTGTCGGCGTTCGTGCTGCACCAGATCGTGCAGCGCCGCGCGGCCCGGGTGGTCCTGACGGTGCGCGACGGTGACCCGGTCCCCGACAGCGTCCGTGAGATCTGGAAGGACCACACCTTCGACCGGCTGGACCTGCGGCCGCTGCGGGAGCAGGAATGCGCCGAGTTGCTCAGCGCGGCGCTGCAGGGACCCGTCGACGCCGACGCCGCCCACCGGCTCTGGCAGTTGACCCGCGGCAACGCCCTCTACCTGCGCAACATCGTCGAACAGGAACTGACCGACGGCCGGCTGCAGCAACACGACGGCGGCTGGCAGTGGGTGGGCCGGCCGGTGCTGCCGACCGGCCTGGTCGAACTCATCGAGTCGCGGTTCGGCGATCTGAGTCCCGCGGTCGGCGATGTGGTGGACGCGCTCGCCGTGGCCGAGCCGCTGGAACTGTCGATCCTGCAGCGGATCACCTCCATCGAGGCGGTCGAGGAGGCCAACGTGCGCGGGCTGATCACGCTGCAGGAGACCGGCCACGGGATCGAGGGACGCGTCTCGCATCCGCTCTACGGGGAGATGCGCCGGACCCGGACCCCGGTGGCCAGGCTGCGCAGGCTGCGCGGCCGGATCGCCACCGAACTGTCCGCCCTACCCAATGCCGACGACCTGCGGGTGTCGGTGCGTCGGGCCTCCCTGGGCATCGACTCCGATCTGGCACCGGACCCGGCGCTGCTGGTGCGGTCCGCGCAGGGCGCCACCCGACTGGCCGATCTGGCCCTGGCCGAGCGGTTGGCCACCGCCGCCGGCGCGGCGGGGGCGGGCCCGGAGGCCACCTACCTGCGGGCCCATGCGCTGTCCTGGTCGTTCCGCGGCCAGGAGGCCGAGGAGGTGCTCGCCGGGTTCGACACCACCGGGCTCAGCGACACCGAGCGCGCCCGGTTCGCCCATCTGCGCGCGAGCAACCTGTTGTGGGCGCTGGGCCGCCCGGCCGACGCCAAGAGCCACATCGACGACATTTCCGACGAGCTCGGACCCGAGGGACAGCATTGGCTCGACGCGTTCCTGACCGTCTACTGGTTCGCCATGGACCAGCCCACCGAAGCCGAAGCCTCCGCAAAACTTCTTTCGCTACACGACCTTCCGGAGTTCGTCGGGACCGAAGCCGCCTGGGCGCTGGCCACCGTCGCGGCGGAGGCCGGCCGCACCGCCCAGGCGCTGGAACTCACCGCGACGGGGTACCGGACGTCGACGCACGCCTTCGACACACCACACATCCGGTTCAATCTGGCCGACACCGAGGTGACGGCGTATGCCCTGGCCGGCTGCCTCGCCGATGCCGAACGGGTCACCGAGCGGGTCCGGCTGGAGGCCACCGATCTGCCCGGCGCGGCCCGGTGGCTGGCCACCGCGATCGCCGCCCGGGTAGCGCTGGCCCGGGGTGAAGCCGACTCCGCAGCAACCCTTTTCGATCAGATCGCGGCACCGATGGCCGATCACGCCAACGGCTGGGGGTTCCGGTACAACGTGGCCCGCGCGACGACGGCGGCGATGCGCGGGTGCACCGCCGAGGCGGCCGAGATCCTGGACAGCCTGGACGCCATCAAACGCCCGTTCCGGTCCCTGGACCACGAACGCAGCCTGGCCCGGGCCTGGGTATCGGCCGGCGAGGGTGCGGTCGGCGAGGCCATCGGGATCCTGGGCGAGACCGCCGCGAAGACCGCGGCCGACGGTCAGTACGCGGCCGAGGTGCTGTGCCGGCAGCTCGCCACGCAACTCGGCGACCGCACGCACGCGGACCGCTTGAGTGAGTTGGCCGACCTGGTGGAAGGCCCCCGGGCCACCCTGGCCGCCCGGTTCGCCGCCGCGCTGCGTGACCACGACGCGCACGAATTGAGTTCGCTGGCAGACGCATTCGAATCCATCGGTGATCGCGTCGCCGCAATGGACGCGTGTGCGCACGCCGCGATCGTCTACCGGCAGCAGGACCGGCGGGGATCGGCGCTGACCTGCTCCACCCGCGCGGACGCACTGGCCGCCGAGTGCGGCGTGATGACCCCGGCGGTGGATCAGGCCAGCGAACGCATCCCGCTCACCCCGCGCGAACGCGAGGTGGTGGCGCTGATCGAGTCGCCCAACCGGATCATCGCCGAACGGCTCAACCTGTCCACCCGCACGGTGGAGGGCCACATCTACCGAGCCATGGGTAAGACGGGCACCACCAGCCGGGAGGAACTGGCCCAACTGTTCAAGAGGCGGCGACCCTAG
- a CDS encoding aldehyde dehydrogenase family protein, translating to MREYLQFFIDGKWVDPVVPATLDVDNPRTEQVSGRIALGSAADVDLAVQAAQRAFPSWSATTREDRLAVLGAILAEYQKRMGDLADAVGEEMGAPPGLAGGPQVNLGIGHLAAAIEALKNFEFEADRGSTRVIKEPIGVCGLITPWNWPLNQIAAKVYPALAAGCTMVLKPSEVAPYSGQIFSEIIDAAGVPAGVYNMIFGDGPGVGSAISSHPGVDMVSFTGSTRAGIEVARNAAPTVKRVSQELGGKSPNIVLDDEAFAKGVAAGVTTMMVNSGQSCNAPSRMLVPNSRMDEAIAIAKEIGASVKVGDLSDAKAIGPVASKVQYDKIQRLIQQGIDAGADLVVGGTGRPDGLDTGYYVKPTVFANVSNDMVIAREEIFGPVLCILGYEDLDEAVEIANDTEYGLAGYVWSADIEKARAVARRIRAGSVAINHAFDINAPFGGYKTSGNGREWGDFGFHEYLEVKAALGYAPTS from the coding sequence ATGCGCGAATACCTCCAGTTCTTCATCGACGGTAAATGGGTCGACCCGGTGGTTCCTGCCACCCTGGACGTCGACAACCCCCGGACCGAGCAGGTGTCCGGCCGGATCGCCCTCGGGTCGGCCGCCGACGTCGACCTCGCGGTGCAGGCGGCGCAGCGGGCCTTCCCGAGTTGGTCGGCGACCACCCGGGAGGACCGACTCGCCGTCCTGGGCGCGATCCTCGCCGAGTACCAGAAGCGGATGGGCGACCTGGCCGACGCGGTCGGTGAGGAGATGGGTGCCCCGCCCGGACTCGCCGGCGGGCCGCAGGTCAACCTCGGCATCGGCCATCTCGCGGCCGCCATCGAGGCGCTGAAGAACTTCGAGTTCGAGGCCGACCGTGGTTCCACCCGGGTGATCAAGGAGCCGATCGGTGTCTGCGGGCTCATCACCCCGTGGAACTGGCCGCTGAACCAGATCGCGGCCAAGGTCTACCCGGCCCTGGCCGCGGGTTGCACCATGGTGCTCAAACCGTCCGAGGTGGCGCCGTACTCGGGCCAGATCTTCTCCGAGATCATCGATGCGGCAGGCGTTCCCGCCGGTGTGTACAACATGATCTTCGGTGACGGTCCCGGCGTCGGCTCGGCGATCTCCAGCCATCCGGGCGTCGACATGGTGTCGTTCACCGGCTCGACCCGCGCCGGCATCGAGGTGGCCCGCAACGCGGCACCCACCGTCAAACGGGTCAGCCAGGAACTCGGCGGCAAGAGCCCCAACATCGTGCTCGACGACGAGGCGTTCGCCAAGGGCGTCGCGGCCGGCGTCACGACGATGATGGTCAACAGCGGTCAGAGCTGCAACGCACCGTCACGCATGCTGGTGCCGAATTCCCGGATGGACGAGGCGATCGCGATCGCCAAGGAGATCGGCGCCTCCGTCAAGGTGGGGGACCTGTCCGACGCGAAGGCCATCGGGCCGGTCGCCTCCAAGGTGCAGTACGACAAGATCCAGCGCCTGATCCAGCAGGGTATCGACGCCGGCGCCGATCTCGTGGTCGGCGGAACCGGGCGCCCGGACGGTTTGGACACCGGGTACTACGTCAAGCCGACGGTGTTCGCCAACGTCTCCAACGACATGGTGATCGCCCGCGAGGAGATCTTCGGCCCGGTGCTGTGCATCCTGGGCTACGAGGATCTCGACGAGGCCGTGGAGATCGCCAACGACACCGAATACGGTCTGGCCGGCTACGTCTGGTCCGCCGACATCGAGAAGGCCCGCGCGGTGGCCCGCCGGATCCGCGCCGGGTCGGTGGCCATCAACCATGCCTTCGACATCAACGCGCCGTTCGGTGGTTACAAGACCAGTGGAAACGGCCGGGAGTGGGGCGATTTCGGGTTCCACGAGTACCTGGAGGTCAAGGCCGCGCTCGGCTACGCACCCACGAGCTAG
- a CDS encoding MFS transporter, with product MNTRSRGPAFLILFAALMAGAGNGISIIAFPWLVLQRNGSAMEASVVAMAGTLPLLASTVIAGAAVDYIGRRRVSMISDMLSALSVAAVPLTALAFGADAINVAVLATLAAFGAAFDPAGMTARETMLPEAAKRAGWTLDHANSVYEAVFNLAYIVGPGIGGVLIATLGGVQTMWVTAAAFGCSIAAISVLRLEGVGKPDRSELPDRVWAGVVEGLRFVWNLRVLRTLAIIDLSVTGLYMPMEAVLFPKYFTDRDEPAQLGWVLMALSIGGLIGALGYAVTARFIKRRTTMLIAVITLGAAMTVIAFLPPLPVILSLSVVVGLVYGPIQPIYNYVMQTNAPQHLRGRVVGVMGSLAYAAGPLGLLLAGPLADSAGLQTTFLALAVPMLVLGITAIGLPSLRDLDRDR from the coding sequence ATGAACACACGCAGCCGCGGTCCGGCGTTCCTGATTCTGTTCGCCGCACTGATGGCCGGTGCGGGCAACGGCATCTCGATCATCGCGTTCCCCTGGCTGGTGCTGCAACGCAACGGCTCCGCGATGGAGGCCTCGGTGGTGGCGATGGCCGGCACGCTGCCGCTGCTGGCCTCCACGGTGATCGCCGGCGCCGCGGTGGACTACATCGGACGACGCCGGGTGTCGATGATCTCCGACATGCTCTCGGCGCTGTCGGTGGCCGCCGTCCCGCTGACCGCGCTGGCCTTCGGCGCCGACGCCATCAATGTCGCGGTCCTGGCCACGCTGGCCGCATTCGGGGCGGCCTTCGACCCGGCCGGGATGACGGCCCGCGAGACGATGCTGCCCGAAGCCGCCAAACGTGCCGGCTGGACGCTGGATCACGCCAACAGCGTGTACGAGGCGGTGTTCAACCTGGCCTACATCGTCGGCCCCGGCATCGGCGGCGTGCTGATCGCCACCCTGGGCGGCGTGCAGACCATGTGGGTGACCGCGGCGGCCTTCGGTTGCTCCATCGCCGCGATCTCGGTGCTGCGGCTCGAGGGCGTCGGGAAACCCGACCGCAGCGAGCTCCCGGACCGGGTGTGGGCCGGGGTGGTCGAAGGCCTGCGGTTCGTGTGGAACCTCAGGGTGCTGCGCACGCTGGCGATCATCGACCTGTCCGTCACCGGCCTGTACATGCCGATGGAAGCCGTACTGTTCCCGAAGTACTTCACCGACCGCGACGAACCCGCCCAGTTGGGTTGGGTACTGATGGCGCTGTCGATCGGCGGGCTGATCGGGGCGCTGGGGTATGCGGTGACCGCCAGGTTCATCAAGCGGCGGACCACCATGCTGATCGCCGTCATCACCCTCGGCGCGGCGATGACGGTCATCGCATTCCTGCCGCCGCTACCGGTGATCCTGTCGCTTTCGGTGGTGGTCGGACTCGTCTACGGGCCGATCCAGCCGATCTACAACTACGTCATGCAGACCAATGCGCCGCAGCACCTGCGCGGCCGGGTGGTCGGGGTGATGGGCTCACTGGCGTATGCGGCCGGACCGCTGGGCCTGCTGCTGGCCGGGCCGCTGGCCGATTCCGCGGGGTTGCAGACCACCTTCCTGGCGCTGGCCGTCCCGATGCTGGTGCTGGGAATTACGGCGATCGGCCTGCCGTCGCTGCGCGATCTGGACCGTGACCGCTAG